In one Nocardioides luteus genomic region, the following are encoded:
- a CDS encoding (2Fe-2S)-binding protein, whose protein sequence is MPSHTFQLNGETVTVDVEDDVRILWVLRDILGVTGPKYGCGINVCKACTSHINGKAFNPCSVRVADVGADDEITTIEGLADTAPGDGLHPMQEAWLEHDVAQCGYCQPGQIMTAVALVNKVRAEGRAITEADLDTIRNVCRCGTYSRIREAIKTGQDAMARGL, encoded by the coding sequence ATGCCTTCTCACACCTTCCAGCTCAACGGCGAGACCGTCACCGTCGACGTCGAGGACGACGTACGCATCCTGTGGGTCCTGCGCGACATCCTCGGCGTCACCGGCCCGAAGTACGGCTGCGGCATCAACGTCTGCAAGGCCTGTACGTCGCACATCAACGGCAAGGCGTTCAACCCGTGCTCGGTGCGGGTCGCCGACGTCGGCGCCGACGACGAGATCACCACCATCGAGGGCCTGGCCGACACCGCACCCGGCGACGGGCTGCACCCGATGCAGGAGGCCTGGCTCGAGCACGACGTCGCCCAGTGCGGCTACTGCCAGCCCGGCCAGATCATGACCGCGGTCGCGCTCGTCAACAAGGTCCGCGCGGAGGGCCGTGCCATCACCGAGGCCGATCTCGACACGATCCGCAACGTCTGCCGCTGCGGCACCTACTCCCGGATCCGGGAGGCCATCAAGACCGGACAGGACGCGATGGCCCGCGGGCTCTGA
- a CDS encoding thiamine-binding protein, with product MLVAFSVAPSGTGRADGSVSDAVAAAVRVVRESGLPNRTDAMFTTIEGDWDSCLDVVKRATEAVAPYGSRVSLVLKADIRPGYEGELDAKLERLEEALED from the coding sequence ATGCTCGTAGCGTTCTCCGTCGCGCCGAGCGGCACCGGCCGCGCCGATGGTTCCGTGTCCGACGCCGTCGCCGCGGCGGTTCGCGTGGTGAGGGAGTCAGGGCTCCCGAACCGGACCGACGCGATGTTCACGACGATCGAAGGCGACTGGGACTCGTGCCTCGACGTCGTGAAGCGGGCGACCGAGGCGGTCGCCCCCTACGGGTCACGGGTGTCCCTGGTCCTGAAGGCGGACATCCGGCCGGGCTACGAGGGCGAGCTCGACGCGAAGCTCGAGCGGCTCGAAGAGGCGCTGGAGGACTGA
- the acnA gene encoding aconitate hydratase AcnA, with the protein MNALASKDSFGAKSTLDVDGKSYEIFRLDAVKGEGLDVASLPFSLKVLLENLLRTEDGANITADDIKALAGWDETAEPDKEIQYTPARVIMQDFTGVPCIVDLATLREAAAELGGDPTKINPLSPAEMVIDHSVIAEVFGTPEAFERNVEIEYERNRERYQFLRWGQTAFEDFKVVPPGTGIVHQVNIEHLARTVFTREVDGELQAYPDTCVGTDSHTTMVNGLGVLGFGVGGIEAEAALLGQPVSMLIPRVVGFKLHGDLPEGSTATDLVLTITEMLRKHGVVGKFVEFYGAGVTALPLANRATIGNMSPEFGSTIAIFPVDEETINYLKLTGRSEEQLALVEKYAKEQGLWHDPAAEPRYSETLELDLSTVVPSIAGPKRPQDRVELTDAKTSFEGHLPSYTSKTDAKVPVKLADGTEFELENGAVTIASITSCTNTSNPSVMIGAALLAKKAVEKGLTRKPWVKTTLAPGSKVVTDYYDKAGLTPYLEKVGFNLVGYGCVTCIGNSGPIIPEVSAAVNDNDLAVVSVLSGNRNFEGRINPDVKMNYLASPPLVIAYALAGNMNMNLFEDALGQDQDGNDVFLKDIWPTPAEVEETIATAISSDMFTKDYADVFAGDERWQNLPTPTGDTFTWDEESTYVRKAPYFEGMAKTPAPVTDIEGARVLLKLGDSVTTDHISPAGNIKKDSPAGKYLIEHGVEQRDFNSYGSRRGNHEIMIRGTFANIRIKNQVAPGTEGGYTRDFTQPDAPVSFIYDAAQNYAAAGTPLVVLGGKEYGSGSSRDWAAKGTSLLGVKAVITESFERIHRSNLIGMGVIPLQFPAGQNAESLGLTGEETFSISGITALNEGVTPKTVKVTTDTGVEFDAVVRIDTPGEANYYRNGGILQYVLRSLVNA; encoded by the coding sequence ATGAACGCGTTGGCCAGCAAGGACAGCTTCGGTGCCAAGAGCACCCTGGACGTGGACGGTAAGTCCTACGAGATCTTCCGCCTGGATGCGGTCAAGGGTGAGGGCCTCGACGTCGCGTCGCTGCCCTTCTCGCTGAAGGTGCTGCTGGAGAACCTCCTGCGCACCGAGGACGGCGCGAACATCACCGCCGACGACATCAAGGCGCTGGCGGGCTGGGACGAGACCGCCGAGCCCGACAAGGAGATCCAGTACACGCCGGCGCGCGTGATCATGCAGGACTTCACCGGCGTGCCCTGCATCGTCGACCTGGCCACCCTGCGCGAGGCTGCGGCCGAGCTCGGTGGCGACCCGACCAAGATCAACCCGCTCTCGCCCGCCGAGATGGTCATCGACCACTCCGTGATCGCCGAGGTCTTCGGCACCCCGGAGGCCTTCGAGCGCAACGTCGAGATCGAGTACGAGCGCAACCGCGAGCGCTACCAGTTCCTGCGCTGGGGCCAGACCGCCTTCGAGGACTTCAAGGTCGTCCCGCCGGGCACCGGCATCGTCCACCAGGTCAACATCGAGCACCTGGCCCGCACCGTCTTCACCCGTGAGGTCGACGGCGAGCTGCAGGCCTACCCCGACACCTGCGTCGGCACCGACTCCCACACCACCATGGTCAACGGCCTGGGCGTCCTCGGCTTCGGCGTCGGCGGCATCGAGGCCGAGGCCGCGCTGCTCGGTCAGCCGGTCTCCATGCTGATCCCGCGCGTGGTCGGCTTCAAGCTCCACGGCGACCTGCCCGAGGGCTCGACCGCCACCGACCTCGTGCTCACCATCACCGAGATGCTGCGCAAGCACGGTGTGGTCGGCAAGTTCGTCGAGTTCTACGGCGCCGGCGTGACCGCGCTGCCGCTGGCCAACCGCGCCACCATCGGCAACATGTCGCCCGAGTTCGGCTCCACCATCGCGATCTTCCCGGTCGACGAGGAGACCATCAACTACCTCAAGCTCACCGGCCGCTCCGAGGAGCAGCTGGCTCTGGTGGAGAAGTACGCCAAGGAGCAGGGCCTCTGGCACGACCCGGCCGCCGAGCCGCGCTACTCCGAGACGCTCGAGCTCGACCTCTCCACGGTCGTCCCGAGCATCGCCGGCCCGAAGCGCCCGCAGGACCGCGTCGAGCTCACCGACGCCAAGACCTCCTTCGAGGGCCACCTGCCGTCCTACACCTCCAAGACGGACGCCAAGGTCCCGGTCAAGCTGGCCGACGGCACCGAGTTCGAGCTGGAGAACGGCGCGGTCACGATCGCCTCGATCACCTCCTGCACCAACACCTCCAACCCGTCGGTCATGATCGGCGCCGCGCTGCTGGCGAAGAAGGCCGTCGAGAAGGGCCTGACCCGCAAGCCGTGGGTCAAGACCACCCTGGCGCCGGGCTCCAAGGTCGTCACCGACTACTACGACAAGGCCGGGCTGACCCCTTACCTGGAGAAGGTCGGCTTCAACCTCGTCGGCTACGGCTGCGTGACATGCATCGGCAACTCGGGCCCGATCATCCCCGAGGTCTCCGCCGCGGTGAACGACAACGACCTCGCCGTCGTCTCAGTGCTCTCCGGCAACCGCAACTTCGAGGGTCGGATCAACCCCGACGTGAAGATGAACTACCTCGCCTCGCCGCCGCTGGTCATCGCCTACGCCCTGGCCGGCAACATGAACATGAACCTGTTCGAGGACGCGCTGGGCCAGGACCAGGACGGCAACGACGTCTTCCTCAAGGACATCTGGCCGACCCCGGCCGAGGTCGAGGAGACCATCGCCACCGCGATCTCCTCCGACATGTTCACGAAGGACTACGCCGACGTGTTCGCGGGCGACGAGCGCTGGCAGAACCTGCCGACCCCGACCGGTGACACCTTCACCTGGGACGAGGAGTCGACCTACGTCCGCAAGGCTCCCTACTTCGAGGGCATGGCCAAGACCCCGGCGCCGGTCACCGACATCGAGGGTGCGCGCGTCCTGCTGAAGCTGGGCGACTCGGTCACCACCGACCACATCAGCCCCGCCGGCAACATCAAGAAGGACTCGCCGGCCGGCAAGTACCTCATCGAGCACGGTGTCGAGCAGCGTGACTTCAACTCCTACGGCTCGCGCCGAGGCAACCACGAGATCATGATCCGCGGCACCTTCGCCAACATCCGGATCAAGAACCAGGTCGCCCCGGGCACCGAGGGTGGTTACACGCGCGACTTCACCCAGCCCGACGCTCCGGTCAGCTTCATCTACGACGCCGCCCAGAACTACGCCGCGGCCGGCACCCCGCTGGTCGTCCTCGGCGGCAAGGAGTACGGCTCCGGCTCCTCGCGCGACTGGGCCGCCAAGGGCACCTCGCTCCTGGGCGTCAAGGCCGTCATCACCGAGTCGTTCGAGCGGATCCACCGCTCCAACCTCATCGGTATGGGCGTCATCCCGCTGCAGTTCCCGGCGGGCCAGAACGCCGAGAGCCTCGGTCTGACCGGTGAGGAGACCTTCTCGATCTCCGGCATCACCGCGCTCAACGAGGGCGTCACCCCGAAGACGGTCAAGGTCACCACCGACACCGGTGTCGAGTTCGACGCGGTCGTCCGCATCGACACCCCCGGTGAGGCCAACTACTACCGCAACGGCGGCATCCTGCAGTACGTGCTGCGCAGCCTGGTCAACGCCTGA
- a CDS encoding arylamine N-acetyltransferase family protein, which yields MSDDLWGTDRLDLTAYLDRIGVTEPPGPSREALEELYDAHLRTFTFDNIDVLLEQHPGVDLPDVQAKFAGRGRGGYCFEHGTLLGAVLDRLGFAVERRLARVGPDPTAAGRTHLVVVVDLDGERLLLDPGFGLSVWRPIPLVDGAVDEVRGIAHRVRRGEHGWALERAKGDGWELMHTHDEALVVPSDVALGHHYTSTHPTVHFRHRLIMTKLLDDRHLSLTHDTVTIRREGEETEHREIGLDEAMGYLEEAGVPLTDEERRRLRERLATLA from the coding sequence GTGAGCGATGATCTGTGGGGCACCGACCGGCTCGACCTGACGGCCTATCTGGACAGGATCGGGGTGACCGAGCCACCCGGCCCGTCGCGCGAGGCTCTCGAGGAGCTCTACGACGCCCACCTGCGCACGTTCACCTTCGACAACATCGACGTGCTGCTCGAGCAGCATCCGGGCGTCGATCTGCCCGACGTGCAGGCGAAGTTCGCCGGCCGGGGGAGAGGCGGCTACTGCTTCGAGCACGGCACGCTGCTCGGCGCGGTGCTGGACCGGCTCGGCTTCGCCGTCGAGCGGCGGCTCGCCCGGGTCGGTCCCGACCCGACCGCGGCGGGACGTACGCATCTGGTGGTCGTGGTCGACCTGGACGGCGAGAGGCTGCTGCTCGATCCCGGGTTCGGGCTGAGCGTGTGGCGGCCGATCCCGCTGGTCGACGGGGCGGTCGACGAGGTCCGTGGCATCGCCCACCGGGTGCGCCGGGGCGAGCACGGCTGGGCGCTGGAGCGGGCCAAGGGCGACGGGTGGGAGCTGATGCACACCCACGACGAGGCGCTGGTCGTGCCCAGCGACGTCGCGCTCGGGCACCACTACACCAGCACCCACCCGACGGTGCACTTCCGTCACCGGCTGATCATGACCAAGCTCCTCGACGACAGACACCTCAGCCTCACCCACGACACCGTCACCATCCGTCGCGAGGGCGAGGAGACCGAACACCGCGAGATCGGGCTCGACGAGGCGATGGGCTACCTCGAGGAGGCTGGGGTGCCGCTCACCGACGAGGAGCGCAGGCGCCTCCGCGAGCGGCTGGCGACGCTCGCCTGA
- a CDS encoding S8 family peptidase: MRIVHIPATLALASVAAWAALPGGVALGQTHELGAAPAAAARPAPKADTKVRTVTLVTGDTVRVSSRNGQPVVDVEPAAGREKVPFVTASAGDDIRVIPADAAGLLASGRLDERLFDVSTLLDFGYDDTRRTLPLLIQGSARLTGTRSMQRLDGVTAYQQDRDRPTELWKSLTDAGELRSGVTRVWLDGLRKPTLDVSVPMIGAPAAWQAGLTGTGVKVAVIDTGVDQQHPDLVDNIAEAVDFTGSGDLNDYVGHGTHVASTIAGTGAASVGSHRGVAPDATLLSAKVCVLEGCSESAILAGMQWAAEQGADVANLSLGGEDTPGVDPLEAAVHDLTAQYGTLFVIAAGNSGPGEGTINSPGSAEEALTVGAVSKTAELAEFSSRGPTTTGASVKPDITAPGVGIAAALSSTSDLTPLPDNGAYTRLNGTSMATPHVAGAAALLAQEHPHWSAGRLKATLMSAAAPSDALGPYEQGAGLVDVARAIGQEVTADPVSLGFDRGTTSQDRTVTYVNSGATDVTLDLTLHSNAPDGLFTLSASTVTVPAAGSAAVTVTVAPGEDLPDEPFGGELTASSGTVRVETPIALDKARHTLTVRTPAANGDDPRWVTMLTDIDRQTITAIAHTGESAMVRLPAGRYVAQSYLLTGPEDDVAITSLVDPAVTLDTDRTVTVDARSAKPVAITVPDRSAVPRHTELGWTIRTQAPQIWGSNDPYNVLMNMDLASLRTGSARGSKKATGFVSYISGTWAQSQINSQAVYQVYFYERGRMMAGKTEALRAADFATVQSRIGADVPDVPVDRVAVPRAPGNSPVWTSMDGRTRPLTLRYDAPSTVVEHYNRDQKAEWLISNSQSGYTHYESDWTSYEPGRVYDVKWANGVEGPVFPEPEFDQQYATRYWGDTFGAPGPMHGDGSGHEGFRFPGSGTGDVTVYRNGTQVGHTSWFRDAIDVPAEPGDYLVHARFESDPAFTLSTLVDAEWRFESGHVPDGELVHLPMTAVRFSPDLDIENTAPAGRSFRLPISLDRQIGAAPAKARALTVEASFDDGRTWRKLNVERRGEKAVASVQHPSGSGFVSLRARATDTSGNSVRQTIIRAYRYQ; this comes from the coding sequence ATGCGAATCGTCCATATCCCGGCGACATTGGCGCTGGCCAGTGTCGCGGCGTGGGCTGCGCTACCAGGTGGCGTCGCCCTCGGGCAGACCCACGAGCTCGGCGCTGCCCCGGCCGCCGCCGCGAGACCGGCCCCGAAGGCCGACACGAAAGTGCGCACCGTCACCCTCGTCACCGGTGACACCGTGCGGGTCAGCAGCCGCAACGGGCAGCCCGTGGTGGACGTGGAGCCCGCCGCAGGCCGCGAAAAGGTCCCGTTCGTCACCGCGAGCGCGGGCGACGACATCCGGGTGATCCCCGCCGACGCCGCTGGCCTCCTCGCCAGTGGCCGACTCGACGAGCGTCTGTTCGACGTCTCGACGCTCCTCGACTTCGGATACGACGACACCCGCCGAACTCTTCCGCTCCTGATCCAAGGCAGCGCCCGGCTCACGGGTACCCGGTCGATGCAGCGGCTCGACGGTGTGACGGCGTACCAGCAGGATCGGGACAGGCCCACCGAGCTCTGGAAGAGTCTCACCGACGCGGGCGAGCTGCGTTCCGGCGTCACCAGGGTCTGGCTGGACGGACTGCGAAAGCCGACGCTGGACGTGAGCGTGCCCATGATCGGCGCTCCTGCAGCCTGGCAGGCCGGGCTGACCGGGACGGGTGTGAAGGTTGCCGTGATCGACACCGGTGTCGACCAGCAGCATCCGGATCTGGTGGACAACATCGCCGAAGCGGTCGACTTCACCGGCTCCGGGGATCTCAACGACTACGTGGGACATGGCACGCATGTCGCCTCGACGATCGCCGGGACGGGCGCCGCGTCCGTCGGTAGCCACCGAGGTGTCGCCCCTGACGCCACGCTGCTCAGCGCGAAGGTGTGCGTCCTGGAGGGCTGCTCCGAGTCGGCGATTCTCGCGGGCATGCAGTGGGCGGCCGAGCAGGGTGCAGATGTCGCCAACCTGAGTCTGGGTGGCGAGGACACCCCGGGGGTGGACCCGCTCGAGGCTGCCGTCCACGACCTGACCGCTCAGTACGGGACCCTCTTCGTGATCGCGGCGGGCAACAGCGGCCCCGGCGAGGGCACCATCAACTCGCCGGGTAGTGCCGAGGAGGCCCTCACGGTGGGGGCGGTGTCGAAGACGGCGGAGCTCGCGGAGTTCTCCAGTCGTGGGCCGACGACGACCGGCGCGTCCGTCAAACCAGACATCACCGCACCGGGTGTGGGCATCGCGGCGGCACTCTCCTCGACCAGCGACCTCACGCCGTTGCCCGACAACGGGGCGTACACCCGACTCAACGGCACGTCGATGGCCACGCCGCACGTGGCCGGTGCCGCTGCCCTGTTGGCCCAGGAGCATCCGCACTGGAGTGCCGGGCGGCTCAAGGCCACGCTGATGTCGGCGGCGGCGCCGAGCGACGCGCTCGGGCCGTACGAGCAGGGTGCGGGTCTGGTCGACGTCGCGCGCGCGATCGGCCAGGAGGTCACCGCCGATCCGGTCAGCCTCGGCTTCGATCGCGGGACGACCAGCCAGGATCGGACCGTCACCTACGTCAACAGCGGCGCGACGGACGTGACCCTGGACCTGACGCTGCACTCGAACGCGCCGGACGGGCTGTTCACGTTGAGTGCCTCGACGGTGACAGTGCCGGCTGCCGGAAGCGCGGCGGTGACAGTGACGGTCGCGCCGGGGGAGGACCTGCCGGACGAGCCCTTCGGAGGAGAGCTCACGGCCTCATCCGGCACGGTACGTGTCGAGACGCCGATCGCGCTGGACAAGGCACGACACACGTTGACCGTGCGCACCCCTGCCGCCAACGGCGACGACCCACGATGGGTGACCATGCTGACCGACATCGACCGGCAGACGATCACGGCGATCGCGCACACCGGCGAGAGCGCCATGGTGCGACTGCCGGCGGGGCGCTACGTCGCTCAGTCGTACCTGCTCACCGGCCCTGAGGACGACGTGGCGATCACTTCATTGGTCGACCCGGCGGTGACGCTCGATACTGATCGCACCGTCACGGTGGATGCACGTTCGGCGAAGCCGGTGGCGATCACGGTGCCGGACAGGTCGGCCGTTCCACGGCACACCGAGCTCGGCTGGACCATCCGCACGCAGGCGCCACAGATCTGGGGCTCCAACGACCCCTACAACGTCCTGATGAACATGGATCTCGCCAGTCTCCGAACCGGTTCGGCAAGGGGCAGCAAGAAGGCAACGGGCTTCGTCTCCTACATCTCGGGAACCTGGGCCCAGTCGCAGATCAACAGTCAGGCGGTCTATCAGGTCTACTTCTACGAGCGCGGCCGGATGATGGCCGGAAAGACCGAGGCCCTCCGCGCCGCCGACTTCGCCACCGTGCAGTCTCGGATCGGGGCGGACGTTCCCGACGTACCGGTCGATCGGGTCGCGGTGCCCCGGGCACCGGGCAACTCGCCGGTCTGGACCAGCATGGACGGCAGGACCAGGCCGCTCACGCTCAGGTACGACGCGCCGAGCACCGTCGTCGAGCACTACAACCGGGATCAGAAGGCCGAATGGCTCATCTCGAACAGCCAGTCGGGCTACACGCACTACGAGTCGGACTGGACGTCGTACGAGCCCGGCCGGGTCTACGACGTGAAGTGGGCGAACGGTGTCGAGGGGCCGGTGTTCCCGGAACCGGAGTTCGACCAGCAGTACGCGACGCGCTACTGGGGCGACACGTTCGGCGCCCCGGGACCGATGCACGGCGACGGCAGCGGGCACGAGGGGTTCCGGTTCCCGGGAAGCGGCACGGGTGATGTCACGGTCTATCGGAACGGGACGCAGGTCGGTCACACTTCGTGGTTCAGGGACGCCATCGACGTCCCGGCGGAGCCCGGCGACTACCTGGTCCACGCGAGGTTCGAGAGCGACCCGGCGTTCACTCTCTCCACGCTGGTCGACGCGGAGTGGAGGTTCGAGTCTGGGCACGTACCCGACGGCGAGCTGGTGCACCTTCCGATGACAGCTGTCCGCTTCTCGCCGGACCTCGACATCGAGAACACTGCCCCCGCCGGACGGTCGTTCAGACTGCCGATCTCGCTGGACCGGCAGATCGGTGCGGCGCCCGCGAAGGCCAGGGCTCTGACGGTCGAGGCATCGTTCGACGACGGCCGGACATGGCGGAAGCTGAACGTCGAGCGGCGGGGGGAGAAGGCGGTCGCTTCGGTGCAGCATCCGAGCGGCAGCGGCTTCGTCTCGCTGCGAGCGCGGGCAACCGACACCTCCGGCAACAGCGTGCGGCAGACGATCATCCGCGCGTACCGCTATCAGTAG
- a CDS encoding MarR family winged helix-turn-helix transcriptional regulator — protein sequence MPGLRNRNQRHRSLGRGTRNHSAGQDRTVILLERRLSSADLGAGEAVLLLALERGPLTMTGVMSTLHIKASTATSLVNRLETLGLVHRSPNPEDRRSLLVDLTDTGLIRASQVRPTFEDLDAALTGSDQQPTLSGIRHALQQASLSG from the coding sequence ATGCCCGGGTTGCGCAACCGAAATCAACGCCACCGCAGCCTTGGCCGCGGCACCCGCAACCATTCGGCTGGACAGGATCGAACAGTCATACTGCTCGAACGCCGCCTCAGCAGTGCCGACCTCGGAGCCGGTGAAGCCGTCCTGCTGCTGGCGCTCGAACGGGGTCCGTTGACGATGACGGGGGTGATGTCGACCTTGCACATCAAAGCTTCGACTGCCACGAGCCTGGTGAATCGACTGGAGACGCTCGGGCTGGTCCACAGGTCCCCGAACCCCGAAGACCGGCGCTCGCTCCTTGTCGACCTCACCGACACCGGGCTCATCCGCGCCAGCCAGGTGCGGCCCACATTCGAGGATCTCGATGCTGCCCTGACCGGCAGTGACCAGCAGCCGACACTCTCTGGGATACGGCACGCTCTCCAGCAGGCATCGCTGTCCGGGTGA